In the Bacillus shivajii genome, one interval contains:
- the comGG gene encoding competence type IV pilus minor pilin ComGG: MMNNEKGFILLLSLSLLSLSSALLIHLLIIYETEKSFIYLEKERNKVDNLLLTTLTHVVNNVDEVMNGDDGTIQFRRGQASYTVELKEEVAKITINAQSQNGTTRVLDVDYHMTLGEILNWSERPR, translated from the coding sequence ATGATGAACAATGAAAAAGGATTTATTCTTCTGCTGTCATTAAGCTTACTTAGTCTTAGCTCTGCGCTACTCATTCACCTTCTAATCATTTATGAGACAGAAAAATCCTTTATATATCTTGAAAAGGAAAGAAATAAAGTAGATAATTTATTACTAACAACATTGACTCATGTAGTTAATAATGTAGATGAAGTGATGAATGGAGACGATGGCACAATTCAGTTCCGTCGAGGACAAGCCAGCTATACAGTCGAGCTAAAAGAAGAGGTCGCTAAAATAACAATAAATGCTCAATCACAAAATGGCACAACACGTGTCCTTGACGTAGATTATCATATGACCTTAGGAGAAATTTTAAATTGGAGTGAGAGGCCGCGATGA
- the comGA gene encoding competence type IV pilus ATPase ComGA, protein MKIEQKAKEILSSAVSFQASDIHLVPLEREAVIRYRIDGQLMDIQKVPNPLALKLISHLKFLSGMDVGERRRAQNSSLEIPIDGRRYSARLSTFPSSFHETLVIRLFPQSVTYTLQELSIFPKQANQLTEIIQQPSGLLIICGPTGSGKTTTIYSLLHMVVNMMNRNIITLEDPIEQRHERLLQMEINERAGITYAHGLKSLLRHDPDVIMLGEIRDAETAKIAIRSALTGHFVITTLHSDNTFNALKRLYELGISTSDLKDTLKGIAAQRLVDITCPYCLSECYPLCRKYRRKRRGAVFEQLVGTHLELALQSFPHPPKLSKFHTLQQVILKGIALGYIHEKEYFRLGKGTFQ, encoded by the coding sequence ATGAAGATTGAACAAAAAGCAAAAGAAATTTTGTCCTCCGCTGTTTCGTTTCAAGCCTCTGACATCCATCTCGTTCCATTAGAAAGAGAAGCGGTTATTCGCTATCGGATCGATGGACAACTCATGGACATCCAAAAGGTCCCAAATCCACTAGCATTGAAATTAATCAGTCACTTGAAGTTTCTTTCAGGTATGGATGTTGGTGAAAGGAGACGTGCTCAAAATAGCTCCTTAGAAATACCTATAGATGGAAGGAGGTATTCTGCGCGTTTATCTACATTTCCCTCGTCATTTCATGAAACACTCGTCATTCGATTATTTCCTCAAAGTGTCACATACACCTTGCAAGAACTATCAATTTTCCCAAAACAGGCAAATCAACTTACAGAAATTATACAGCAGCCAAGCGGATTACTAATCATATGTGGCCCTACTGGTTCTGGTAAAACAACGACGATATACTCCTTATTGCATATGGTAGTAAATATGATGAACAGAAATATTATTACACTAGAAGATCCAATTGAACAAAGGCATGAGCGTCTGTTGCAAATGGAAATCAATGAAAGGGCAGGGATTACGTATGCACATGGCTTAAAAAGTTTGTTACGTCACGATCCCGACGTAATTATGTTAGGAGAAATCCGTGATGCAGAAACAGCAAAGATTGCGATAAGGTCAGCCCTTACAGGTCACTTTGTGATTACTACTCTCCATAGTGATAACACATTTAATGCTTTAAAAAGACTATACGAACTAGGGATTTCAACAAGTGACTTAAAAGATACGTTAAAGGGAATAGCGGCACAACGATTAGTAGATATTACGTGTCCTTATTGTTTATCTGAATGTTATCCTCTTTGTCGAAAATATCGAAGAAAAAGAAGAGGAGCAGTGTTCGAACAGTTAGTAGGCACTCATTTAGAATTAGCACTTCAGTCCTTTCCTCATCCCCCAAAACTTTCGAAATTTCATACATTACAACAAGTGATTTTAAAAGGGATAGCACTAGGATATATTCATGAAAAAGAATATTTCCGTCTTGGAAAAGGAACGTTTCAATGA
- the comGC gene encoding competence type IV pilus major pilin ComGC: protein MKKQFIQTTKWKSEYGFTLIEMMIVLVIISILLLIAVPNMTKNKGIANDAGCDATIELLQTQVVAYQIENDQEIPDSIDELEEYVDREKLTCPDGTKLTIDTDGKVTVDNEKSE, encoded by the coding sequence ATGAAAAAACAGTTCATCCAAACGACAAAATGGAAATCTGAATATGGATTTACGCTGATTGAGATGATGATCGTCCTCGTAATTATCTCCATTTTATTGTTAATTGCTGTTCCAAACATGACGAAAAATAAAGGGATAGCAAATGATGCAGGGTGTGATGCGACGATCGAATTGTTACAAACACAAGTTGTAGCCTACCAAATAGAGAACGATCAAGAAATTCCTGATTCAATTGATGAGTTAGAGGAGTATGTTGATCGGGAGAAGTTAACTTGCCCAGATGGGACTAAACTTACCATTGATACGGATGGGAAAGTAACAGTAGATAATGAGAAGAGTGAGTGA
- the comGB gene encoding competence type IV pilus assembly protein ComGB, whose amino-acid sequence MKRVFRNDLDRSLWLEDLVSLLEEGFSLGESLLLLTNIHRGRKRVFIKELYEGLLEGEQLSTQLRNGGFSKEIISYLYFMEKYGEIIEGLKNMKELLRKKYETQKQVKKTLNYPLFLFIIMVLMISVMAEGVLPQFEQYFAQMNHELPFLTRGMIFLLSLLNPLTLLIALFTLLLFLLWLNKKSLEEKLHFILKVPYIRTFTRSYLTYYFTAQLAPMLNHGFSLKQSLKVMSKESYNPFLQEEAKYIYFHLLEGEPLPEVLKERGYYEDHLPTIVALGEKKGQLGKELDRYANFLFEKYYEDMQNKISIAQPLILTLIGTIILVIFLSMMMPVFQMVDAM is encoded by the coding sequence ATGAAACGGGTATTTCGGAACGACCTCGATAGAAGTCTTTGGCTAGAAGATCTCGTTTCTTTGTTAGAAGAAGGGTTTAGTTTGGGGGAGTCATTATTACTCTTAACGAATATTCATAGAGGAAGAAAAAGAGTTTTTATTAAAGAGCTGTATGAAGGATTACTTGAAGGAGAGCAACTTTCTACGCAACTAAGAAATGGAGGCTTTTCAAAAGAGATTATTAGTTATTTATATTTTATGGAAAAATACGGTGAAATTATCGAAGGTTTAAAAAATATGAAGGAGCTACTTCGCAAAAAGTACGAAACACAAAAGCAAGTGAAGAAAACATTAAATTATCCCCTTTTTCTTTTTATCATTATGGTATTGATGATCTCAGTTATGGCAGAGGGTGTGTTGCCACAATTTGAACAATACTTTGCTCAAATGAATCACGAGTTACCTTTCCTAACACGAGGGATGATTTTTCTCCTTTCGCTTCTAAATCCGCTTACTTTACTCATTGCTTTATTTACCTTGTTACTTTTCCTTTTATGGCTTAATAAAAAATCATTAGAGGAAAAGCTCCACTTCATCTTAAAGGTCCCATACATTCGAACGTTCACCCGTTCATATTTAACATATTATTTTACTGCTCAATTAGCTCCAATGTTAAATCATGGCTTTTCTTTAAAGCAGTCATTAAAAGTTATGAGCAAAGAATCATACAATCCATTTTTACAAGAAGAAGCAAAATATATTTATTTTCATCTTCTAGAAGGAGAACCTTTACCAGAAGTACTCAAGGAAAGGGGATATTATGAAGATCATCTACCTACAATCGTAGCGTTAGGTGAAAAGAAAGGGCAACTCGGAAAAGAGTTAGATCGTTATGCGAACTTTTTGTTTGAGAAATATTATGAAGATATGCAAAATAAAATATCGATCGCACAGCCACTGATCCTTACATTGATAGGTACGATAATACTTGTCATCTTTTTATCGATGATGATGCCAGTTTTTCAAATGGTTGATGCAATGTAA
- the comGF gene encoding competence type IV pilus minor pilin ComGF has translation MDGYMKGVHIFKRTSTQDGITLIETLVVLSIFLIMINVIPLFFSVFLHDENENALSDQEFQLFVKQLKAEFQKSRSYGVNESHNELYFHHENSLGHTDIVKFEQYGNVLRRRVNDSGHDVFLHRISSFFVQEKEIGIFLTIVSVNGNSFEAYIIHPKSFIRKHVQE, from the coding sequence GTGGACGGTTATATGAAAGGTGTTCATATTTTTAAAAGGACGTCAACACAAGATGGAATAACGTTAATCGAAACACTCGTTGTCCTCTCAATTTTCCTCATTATGATTAATGTGATCCCTTTGTTTTTCTCGGTCTTTTTACATGATGAAAACGAAAATGCTTTAAGTGATCAAGAATTTCAGCTCTTTGTAAAACAACTTAAAGCAGAGTTTCAGAAAAGTCGTTCATATGGAGTAAATGAATCGCATAATGAACTATACTTTCATCATGAAAATTCATTAGGACACACCGATATCGTTAAATTTGAACAGTATGGCAACGTTTTGCGAAGAAGAGTCAATGATTCAGGGCATGATGTATTCTTACACCGCATTTCAAGTTTCTTCGTACAAGAAAAGGAAATAGGGATATTTCTCACTATTGTAAGTGTCAATGGTAACTCTTTTGAAGCTTATATTATTCATCCAAAATCATTTATTCGTAAACACGTACAGGAGTAA
- a CDS encoding prepilin-type N-terminal cleavage/methylation domain-containing protein: MKNCNGFMLIEVMIGMFIISVIISVIFPAIYFVQIERVTLKEEKAAEHILQRLTFESLKNTGHLEEKVVYKNNVTYTVIYGQKLTHSELCLQWEGRSGRLYERCSYF; the protein is encoded by the coding sequence TTGAAAAATTGTAATGGATTCATGTTGATAGAAGTAATGATTGGAATGTTTATTATTAGCGTAATCATTTCAGTTATTTTTCCAGCGATATATTTCGTTCAGATCGAACGAGTTACATTGAAAGAGGAGAAAGCCGCAGAACATATCCTTCAGAGATTAACGTTTGAAAGTTTAAAAAATACAGGTCATCTTGAAGAGAAGGTCGTTTATAAAAACAATGTGACGTATACCGTTATTTATGGTCAGAAACTCACTCATTCAGAATTATGTTTACAGTGGGAGGGGAGAAGTGGACGGTTATATGAAAGGTGTTCATATTTTTAA